From the genome of Scytonema hofmannii PCC 7110, one region includes:
- a CDS encoding peptidoglycan-binding domain-containing protein: protein MAQKSLPPVQNGSTGEAVRFLQQLLIVFGKLSNSDFDAIFGSNTENAVKEFQREQNLTVDGKVGPQTWAALGNQTKNTCAQFQ, encoded by the coding sequence ATGGCTCAAAAGAGTTTACCCCCAGTACAAAATGGTTCCACTGGTGAAGCTGTAAGATTTCTACAACAACTTTTAATCGTTTTCGGCAAGCTGAGTAACAGCGACTTCGATGCCATCTTTGGCAGTAACACAGAGAATGCTGTTAAAGAGTTTCAACGCGAACAAAATTTAACAGTTGATGGTAAAGTCGGTCCACAAACATGGGCTGCATTAGGTAACCAAACCAAGAATACCTGTGCACAGTTCCAGTAA